A single region of the Brassica rapa cultivar Chiifu-401-42 chromosome A03, CAAS_Brap_v3.01, whole genome shotgun sequence genome encodes:
- the LOC103860159 gene encoding probable manganese-transporting ATPase PDR2, translating to MSSFHVGGKVVDKVDLCRKKHWAWPLDVWPFAILYATWLATIVPNVDFIDAMIGFGDLLASHILVLLFTMWSVDFKCFIQFSKVNSIIQADAFKVTPAKFSGSKKGVPLHFRSQMTGSSSSGDME from the exons ATGTCAAGCTTTCACGTGGGAGGAAAGGTAGTGGACAAGGTCGACTTGTGTAGGAAGAAACACTGGGCGTGGCCTTTGGATGTTTGGCCGTTTGCTATCCTCTATGCTACGTGGTTGGCTACAATCGTGCCTAACGTAGATTTCATCGATGCTATGATCGGTTTTGGTGATCTTCTTGCTTCTCACATCTTAGTCTTGCTTTTCACTATGTGGTCTGTGGATTTCAAGTGTTTTATCCAGTTTAGCAAG GTTAACAGTATCATCCAGGCAGATGCGTTTAAAGTCACCCCAGCCAAGTTTTCTGGTTCTAAAAAAGGTGTGCCTCTTCATTTTCGTAGCCAA ATGACTGGTTCGTCATCCTCAGGAGACAtggaataa